A window of Papilio machaon chromosome W, ilPapMach1.1, whole genome shotgun sequence genomic DNA:
atgggTCACAAAGAAATGCGCACGCGGCATGACTTTCAACTTTGATCATAGATGAATATAgcaatttgataatttaaatttgttcaaTAATTTAGACACTCGCTATAGCTAGATATGAGCGTAATTAGCGTAATTtgcgtaattttttaaatcacttaaACACTGAAAagccaaaatatttgtttgcaaATCAAAGCACAAGGCAATTAGGAAAGTAGAAAAGGAACGGGCTCACTTGAGAAAGGCAGGAAGCAACAAAAAGAAGGCAGTTCCCTCCAATAGGCGATGCTGGCTGACTTCCACGTAGGCGTGAGGTTCCTTCGGGATGACTGGTTGATATGTAGACCGGCGTGAGGAAGTCTAGTTGCACGTGGTCCGATGTAGTCGCAGCCCTTTGTAGTCCTCCAAGAAGGTATAGAAAGCTGGACGGGTGCACGTGCTGATGACCTTTATTTGTCCTTCACTCGGCGAAGAAGTTTCAAACTTCGAAATAGTTTTTTCTGGCTTTTGCAGGTCCTGTCACGGTCGCCACTTTGTTCAGTAcagaacaagaaataaaaaaccgCTTGCAATTAGGTTAGATGCGATTTTATTGAAAGTTTAGTAGTAGTGTTACATGTTAGCGCGTGAGTGCGAGAATGAAAGGTATGAATAGAATGAATAGAATGAGTACAATGACAAGAATGAGTAATTGAATGACGTTCCCGCGCCGCTCCGCCAGGTGCGTGAAGTTTGGCGCAGAcactctcaatcactctattaccattctctgtctacaccataaatttaaatcatctaagtgcatgattgccatatttaattcggaaaaaaggaaaatcgatttgttactttcgattccgactgTTTACACTCCTACGAAACGTGTGTCCGGAATTTGGACGACTCAACAACCAACAGCGGAACGAACGAATACTACAGAACTCAAACGACCTCAAGAACACAAAGAAAACCAACCAAACATATACCAAAGTATCAGCAATACGCGGGAAGTATATTACTAGCAAGACAAATTTTTAACCATCGCGAGTTAACAGAcatacagcgccatctattgtgcTGTAGCGGAAACGGCGCCAACATTCCGCCCACCAAGAACCTTGTTCTTTCCGCCCACCATGAGGTATTCGTGAGCGTCTTcgtgtaatttaatatctctaggtaacaaaataattttgttgataGGCCTTGTTAAGATAGAtgatttacatttcaatttaaccaCCCTAACAGCCTTGTCAGGTCCGGGAATCAGTTCTAGTATACGCGCCAACAACCATTTGGCTGGAGGTAAgtcgttttcttttataatcacCAATTGACCTACATCTGGAGAAATTGAAGATTTTTGCCACTTTTGTCTTCTCTGTAGTCCTTGCAGATACTCTGTTGACCAGCGATTCCAAAAGTGTTGCGTCATTTTTTGTACTAAGGTCCATCTATCTAATGCGCTTAATCTTGTATTCTCATGGTCTGGTTCAGGAATTATCATAGTTGCCTCACCAATGAGGAAATGAGCTGGCGTTAGTGGAAACAAATCATCTGGATTATCATTTAGTTGACAGATGGGTCTAGAATTTAAGCACGCTTCGACCTGTGATAGCAGAGTTGTCATCTCTTCAAATGTCAACGTTGAGTTTCCAACGACCTTAACAAGATGAGTTTTGGCACTTTTAACCGCAGCCTCCCAAAGGCCACCAAAATTGGGGGCTCTCGGTGGAATAAAGTGCCAGATAGTGCCTTCATTCGCTAATAACTCAACTATATCTTTCATACCGCTTGAACAACGAATGTTAGCGTTATCCTTTAACTCCTTTGCGGCCCCTACGAAGTTTAATCCATTGTCACTCCAAACATCTGAACAATGTCCTCTTCTGGATATGAATCTCTTGAAAGCTGCAATAAAGCCTTTACTGGTAAGATCACTTACAACTTCAAGATGTACTGcttttgttttcatacaaatgAAAAGACAAATGTATCCCTTAACTGCTTTATGGCCTCTACCCTTAGATGAACGCAACTGTATTGGACCAGCGAAGTCGACGCCTGAAGTTTTGAACGGTCTGCCAGGTGTGATACGAACAGAAGGAAGTTCACCCATTTTTGGCTGTAGAACCATTCCTTTATGTCTCACACATACTACGCATTCTCTTACACACTTCTTCACTAACGGTTTTAATCCTATAATCCAATATTGGTTTTGCAAGAAATTTGTCATTAATCTATTTCCACCATGAAGCAATTTCATGGTGTTCATCTTCATGGTGATGCGGTTCATGGTGTACGTAGTATTTAATCTCATAGtgatccggctcgaaggaccactTGTTTACACTCCTACGAAACGTGTGTCCGGAATTTGGACGACTCAACAACCAACAGCGGAACGAACGAATACTACAGAACTCAAACGACCTCAAGAACACAAAGAAAACCAACCAAACATATACCAAAGTATCAGCAATACGCGGGAAGTATATTACTAGCAAGACAAATTTTTAACCATCGCGAGTTAACAGAcatacagcgccatctattgtgcTGTAGTGGAAACGGCGCCAAcaccgacattgaaatatatatttcaggaaaagaattaactctcaaacgatttctcttttctcccaatcactctctaagcattctccacctacacaataaatttgaaacgtcttagtgcatgattgccatatttaattcggagtaaaggaaaaccgatctgtaactttcgattccgaaattgaaatatttatttaagaaaaagtattaactctcaaacgatttctcttttctctcaatcactcccTAAGCATTCTccacctacacaataaatttgaaacgtccaagtgcatgattgccatatttatttcggagcaaaggaaaaccgatctgtaactttcgattccgaaattgaaatatttatttaagaaaaagtattaactctcaaacgatttctcttttctctcaatcactccctaagcattctctacctacaccataaatttgaatcgtctaagtacatgattgctatatttaattcggaaaaaagaaaaatcgatttgttactttcgattccgacattgaaatatatatttcagaaaaagtattaactctcaaacgatttctcttttctctcaatcactctcttaccattctctacctacacaataaatttgaaacgtccaagtgcatgattgccatatttaattcggaaaaaaaagaaaatcgatttgtaactttcgatgcccagaattaaaatatttattacagaaaaagtaaaaactctcaaacgatatttcttttctcttaatgtctctcaaacgactctctaacgattcgcattgaaaaaaataaaaaaaagtaaagtgagggggccaacttaacactagaatttgaaattgtttttacggagaaagtaggaactctcaaacgatttcttttctctcaaaccctctcaaacgattctcaaacgatttgcgtaaaaaaaagttaaaaaaattaaagtgagggggccaacttcacggaggtacAAAACGGTGTATAACAGAGTACCACAGATTTCTTGGTGGAAAATATGATGATTAATTGAATGTACatgttttattagtttttagtaCTTTATCAATCATTGCTTGTTTTATACTTATGAaaacttgattattttttaattttatatttaagttaataattaaaataaatcagaatcattttaaatcaataaaaattaaattaattaatctaataaaattaattaaataaattaatcatttgttaaattttctattagttTTCATTTGACTATGTAATAAGTACAGCAGtgttaactaatttatttcttatctatTTGCAAATTTCTGTAAGATAAGTCATCttcaaattttacatttttaaattattttcattaaattatatttttgttaaattcctTCCGAAtcctaaacaaataaaaagaattgattaaatttaatattggttTTCATTCGATATACGACCTTCTTAaatgaatacaatattaatattataatattcattCACTGGTACAAGGACATCTtagttttatagaaaaaaacctTATTGCCATCTTTTTCTTAACACATGTACAGTAAATCCTCTGACCTTTAAAATACACTGCACTTCACAGACTTACAAGCTGTGGCAGCGTTAGCAACTTGAAGTGGACTGACTATCGTACCAGGGGCGTAAAATTATCGTACATGGATCGAAATTATCGTACAATCACTCCGAGTGTATGATCAAAATTTTGCTGCTCTAGAAAATTACTTCTTTCTTcacttaatttgaataattccgTTTGTCAGAGCGAATACGGACatataatcataataatataacgaaATAACTGCCAACTTTTCTACACAAAATATACGATACATATGAAGTGTGAACATAATCGAAATATCGAAATATCGAACTTATATTCTCTTGTTCGCATTGGTAGATGCTATACTAACCAATAAGAAAGCGTGTACAGCAGGCGCTGGATAAAGTTACAGTATTGGCAGTGGTGAAACTTAGTAGAGCGGATCGTAAGGACCAATAGGAATAAAGAACTTGTATTTCCCGGTATTTTCTCAAGATTTTattggacaaaataaaatcatgctaCTGCGGTTTAGACTATCAACGCAtgagtgaaataatataaattctcaaATTTTGCATCATGATAGAAATTATCGTACAATCTGCGTACGATAATAATATGCTATCGTACATCGTATGTATGCACAAAATTATCGTATGTGTACGATAATTATCGTACGGTTCCGAACGCTGAGCTGTGGTTCGCACAAAAAATTTTATGCCAGTTTTTTGACGTTGACCCTCTTCCGATTGTGTCACTTCAGGCACATCTAACTTTGTTTCAGTCAACTTTTCAAGTAGCTTTTGTAAAACTTGCCCGTCATAAAGATCCTCACTTATATCTTTGACAATAATTCTTTGCATAGCAAGCTCATCGTTGATCCAATCTATTAATACTTGTATCAACTCTTTCACTCTAGGATCTTCTAATGATCTAGGTTCAATGATCGCTctctcttcattatcaactgaaatataatttacatcacTCATTGCACTTGTagacattttaaaaccaaatatattctctatgttaattatgttaaaatgtttgttaactACAGTTCATTTCACAAAATGAACTCGTTATCTCACTCTGACGCAAGGATAAAATAAACAGcatgttaaaaatagattatcaATCAATATATCCTGTGCCATTGTCCAGTTCAGTCTTGGTTTTATATATGAACAGTTATTGTCTTTAATTGgtgttaaaattatcattcTTCATTTGaactttatatcaaaatgtgCAAGAAGGTAATtgtgatattgtttttttaataataaattgaaaatatttgctGTGATATTGTTGATGTGGATTCTTGGTGTTTAAtagaaatctataataatcaactaatttttaacttatataggaacggctaaaaaactcacgtatatatatatctcTTCTTACTCCTTCACACACCTCTTCTTTCTACTCAAAATCGTTCACGGTTTACGCTGTGAAACTATGGAACTCCTTACCTCTCTCTATTAGATGCAGTAAAAGTattgaattgtttaaaaaacatgtcaaagaTCACTATCTGCAGCTCTAATTTGGCTATATAttgctgaaatattgtattattttattttctcttattaatatttctattgtttttatttttatttcttatcactgTTCGTGTGCACCCTAccgatttggtttacttagcttaatttctacccaaaggttgtctagcagagatcgctgcttagcgataagaccgccttttgtgaaaatcctgttgtactttcttttttgtaactccatgatagtgcacaataaagtatatttgtatttgtatttgtatttatgtgacgacaccggatgtTTTAGCcattcctatataagttaatgataatgtctcacgaaagtttgaataatttaactaatttttatcatgatgtgattgaattttttttttttttttacttcctgtatttagttattataaataataatatcacaaTGCTACGGATAAGGAGTTTGattgtgtaaatttaatgttactatAAATATTCCAAAAAATAATGGTTTTAAAATCTCTCAAATTTGGATGTACAAAACTCTTCCTCAATGCCAACACAGCTGCATAATATAGTTATGGTGATAATTTGACCTTGGAGTTTATTGACTTAGTAAGATTTCTGCAATAGATCAGCTGAGGGGCAAAGAAGTTTGTTCTTTGtgtattgttgtttttattttccactTTTCTCTTCTATAACTACATTACTAGGAATTTTTCATACTTTATAACAAGGTCAACTATAGGtgtagaaattaaatacatattagaAGAGTAACTAAgctaataaactatataaaattaaggcTTACGAAGGCTGTACTCCTCGGGAGGAATTTCTGGTGCAGTTGGGCTTCCTGGTGAATCAATTGCATACTTTCCTTCAGCTTGAACATCTTGTACTgtgcataaaaaataatttatcatgtTACTGTATTTCTGTTTCTCTTAATTGTTTTTCCATTtagaataacatattttacgaTCAAAAGCAATATAATGATAacgttaaaaagttaaattagtgCAGAGTAGAATGAGGTAATCTATAATTACACACCACACACAtgttttgtaaactttaaaattagaacAACTCACCTTCCTTTATGCGCTTCTTTCGGCCAATAGTACCAATTTTATCCCAAAAAGATTCTTCCTTGTCTTCCTTTTTTGGTAAAACGGGTGTTCTAGGAGATTTTGGGCGTGGTGAAGACATTGTCGATGAGGAAACTTTAACAAGAAAAA
This region includes:
- the LOC123723401 gene encoding beta-parvin-like encodes the protein MSSPRPKSPRTPVLPKKEDKEESFWDKIGTIGRKKRIKEVQDVQAEGKYAIDSPGSPTAPEIPPEEYSLLDNEERAIIEPRSLEDPRVKELIQVLIDWINDELAMQRIIVKDISEDLYDGQVLQKLLEKLTETKLDVPEVTQSEEGQRQKTGIKFFVRTTAQRSEPYDNYRTHTIILCIHTMYDSILLSYADCTIISIMMQNLRIYIISLMR